Below is a genomic region from Methylobacterium sp. FF17.
CTCTCCTGCCATCTGCACCTTGAGGTCGCGGGGCGTGGCCATCCTGTCAATCCTTGGGCTCGTTTCGCACGCCTGCCTTCCCGCGCCGCATTGGCGGGGTCAAGCTCATCCGCCGAAGCAGCGCAGGCTCAGGAGATCATCGAGCCCGAGGGCGTTCCCGAAGAGGAGGGGACGCCACGCCGGAAGGGTGGCCAGGATGAGCCCCGCCGCGAGGAACAGCCACGGAAGCGCCGCACGCGCCGACGTCATGCCCGGGCCCGACGCACGAGGACGAAGCCGAAGGCCAGCATGGCGACGCCCCAGGCCAGGAAGCCGAGGTCCCAGGCGAGCCATTGCGCGCGGGGCACCCGCTCGTTGACGTGGTGCACACCCAGGATCTGGTGATCGATCAGCCCCTCCACCGTGTTGAACAGGCCCCAGCCCATCAGCAGCGATCCGGCCAGCAGGCGGTTCGACCAGCGCAGGTGGCGCCGGTGCGCGCTGCGCCAGAGGAGGAACAGGCCGAGCACCACGAAGACGTAGGTGGCGCTGTGGAAGATGCCGTCCCAGAGCGTGTTGCGCTCCAGGTTCTCGATCGAGGTGATCGGATACCAGCTGCTCAGCATGTGATGCCACTGCAGCACCTGATGCAGAACGATGCCGTCGAAGAACCCGCCGAGCCCGAGGCCGAACAGCACCCCGGCGGCCAAGGGAAATCGGGGCGTGCCCGGAAGTGATTCAGGCATGCGACGCCTCCTCCTGTTGGCGTGGGGGTGGCGCCGGCGCCCGGGAGACCAGGCGGTAGACGCAGAGGGCCGTGCCCACGAACACCACCGCGCCGAGCCCGGTCGCCGCGGAACCGAAGCCCGGCCCGACCAGCACCAGGGACGAGCCCCGCCCCGCCAGCGTATCGGCGGCGGCGACCAGCACGCCGACGATGCTCTCGCCCACGAGGAAGCCGGAGGCGATCAGCACCCCCCTGCGCCGGGCTCCGGCGCTGACCTCCTCGGGCTCGGAGGCCCCGCGCAGGCGGCGCTCCGCGAGCCATCCGATCACGCCGCCGACCGCGATCGTCACCACCACTTCGAGGGGCAGGTAGATCCCGATGCCCACCGTCAGGGCCGGGAAGGAGTGGCCGCGCCGGCGCAAGGCGGCCTCGATGGCCACGAAGACCGCCCCGAGGCCGGCGCCGATCAGTACCATGGTCCAGGGCAACTCACCGTGGACGATGCCGCTGGCGATCTGCGTCATCAGGGCCGCCTGGGGGGCGGGCAGGGCGCCAGCGGCGTCCATGCCGGGCCGGGGCAGGGCGCCGGCGAAGCCGTAGGCGTGATGGAGGAGAGACAGCAGGGGGGCGATGACCAGGGCGCCGACCGTGACGCCCGCCACCAGGGCGACCTGCTGGCGCCACGGCGTGGCATCGACGAGTTGCCCGGTCTTCAGGTCCTGGAGGTTGTCGTTGGCGATGGAGGCGGTGGTGACGATCACCGAGGCCAGGAGCAGCGCGAGGCCGATCACGAAGCGGTCGCCCTCCGGACCGGCCTCGCGGCCGATGATGAGGGGGATCAGCAGTGCGGCGAGCAGGGTGGTGAGGATGCCGATGCCGGAGATCGGGCTGCTCGACGAACCGAGGAGCCCGGCGAGGTAGCCGCAGGCCGCCGCCATCAGGAATCCGAACAGCACAGCGAACAGCGTCGCGACCGCGACCACGACGACGTGGAGACCGCCGAGATCCGCGCCCGAGGCGAAGATCCAGAACAGCCCCGCGAGCAGGAGGGCCAGGGCGAGGGCTGCGCACGCCACCCAGGTGATCGGGATGTCGCGCTCCTGGCGGGGGATCTCGGCGCCCCGGCCGCTCCCGCGCGCGGCGGAGAGGGCGGCGCGGATGCTGCCGCCGATCGCCCCGGCGAGACTCGCCACCGTCCACAGGGCACCCACCGCGATGATGCCCGCCCCGATCAGCCGGACCTGCCCGGACCAGACCTCCAGCACCACGGCGTCGGGCGCTCCCTCGGAGGCGCCCCGCAGCGCGGTGAGGATCGGCACGGCGCCGCCCCAAGCGATGGCGACACCGGTGAGCAGGGCGAGGCAGGCACCGAGGCCGACGAGATAGCCGACGCCCACCAGGGCGAGGGAGAAGCCGGTGCCGAACCGGAACAGGGCGGGGCCCGCGGCAACGGTCGCATGCATGCCGTCGGCGAGCACCCGGAACCCGGTGGTAGCGAGGCCGACGAGTCCCGCGAAGGCCGCGGCCCCGAGAAGCGGGCGCAAGCCGCCCGGCTGCGAGCCGTCCTGCGCGGCCTCGCCCGCGCGCAGCACCTCCGCTGCCGCCGTACCCTCGGGGTAGGGCAGGCCCGCCCCGATCACGAGCGCGCGGCGCAGAGGAATGGAATAGGCGATGCCGAGAAGGCCGCCGACGAGGCAGAGCCCCGTGGTCTGCCAGTAGGGGAAGTCGGTCCAATGCCCGATGAGCACGAGGCCGGGCAGGACCAGGATGACGTTGCACAGGGTGCCGGCCGCCGAGGCCTGCGTCTGCACGACGTTATTCTCGAAGATGTTGGCATTCCCGACCAGACGCAGCACGCCCATCGCCAGCATGGCGGCCGGAATCGACGTCGAGAAGGTCACCCCGGTCTTGAGGCCCATATAAAGGTTGGCCGTCATGAACACGACGGTGATCACCGCCCCGAGCAGGAGCCCGCGCAGGGTCAGTTCGGCCGCATGCGGCGCGGCGGGGGAGGGGCTCATCGCACGTCGCGATCGAGCAGGTGCATCAGGAACGGCCCGATCGGGTGCGGCGCACGGCGAAACGCAGGAGTTGATCCAAGCCTGCATCGTGCGGAACCGCGTCGAAGTGCGAAACCACATAGGTTATCACCGTCCCAGGCAGCGCCTCTGCGCAGGATCCTGAGCAGTCTGTTCAAGACTTGCCGTTCAGGACTTGCCGCTCAAGACTTGCCGATACCCCTCTGCGGGCCGGCCCGTAGGCGCCTTCGACGCAGGCAGCAGCGGAACGATCTGCTTCCACGCACTGCGCGTCGACTGGTTCGCGGCGTCACGCCTCCGCCGCAGGGGGCCAATGGCTCACCGCGTTTGCGCTGCGAAGAGGGGCCGTCGGCGACAGACCTCCGGCCTGCATCATCCATCAGGCCACCGCGCCTGGATTATCGTCCCGACAGGAAAAATAATCTCTCAGATTGGGTAATTTATAATCATTTGATTAAGAGGGTCAGACTTAAATATATGCGTCGTCCTCGTCAGTGACGCACACATACCATGATCAATTGATATAATTACAACCTGAGATAATCAATTTATCAAGTTTTTCCACGAAAACAGACTTGAGGAACACAAATATGCGCGCGTCGCGCCGCGAGTTCATGACCTGGATCACTGCGAGTGGCATTTCCCTTAGCCTCTCCCGTCTTGCCGTCGCCCAGGAACCCAGCTTTGCGACCCGCGAGACGTTGCCGGGCCGGAACCACTGGAATCCCGCGGTCGGGGGCCTCGGCCGCATCGACGGCACCCCGAAGGTGACGGGCGCGAAGCTCTACGCCTCCGACTTCCGGGCTGCCGACATGCCGGGCTGGCCGCAGAAGACGTCGCACGCGCTGCTGGTGCGGGCGCCGGACGCGTCGCATGTCTATCTCGGCCTCGACCTCAAGGGTCTGGAGGGACCGCTCAAGCCGACGGTGATCGTGACGGCGGAGGATGTCGAGAAGGCCAACCTCACGGTTCCGGAATTCTATGCCGGCGACCTGTTCTGTCCGTTGGGCAAGACGCCCCTGTATCTCGGTCAACCCGTGGCACTGCTGATCTTCGACAGCTTCGATGCCTATGACCGGGCCCGCGCGGCGTTCCGGGACGGCGCCCTGGTCAAGTTCGGCGAGGAGACCGGCCCCGTCGAGGGCGAGGATTACGGCGCCTTCCGCTTCACCCGCGTCGCCGGGCCGACCGCGCAATCGCCGGACGTCTACTCGCCGATCCTCGCCGGCTGGGTGAGCCCGGGCCGCATGCAGCATTCCCCCCTCCCGGTCTGGGAGCCCTTCGCCAAGGAGACGGCAAAGCCCTACGGCAAGGCGGCCCAGTACGGCCAGAAGATCCGCGCCGAACTGACGGAAGCAAATCCGGACCTTCTGGTGCTGGACCGGCGCTTCGAGACCCAGTCGGTCGACCCGATGTTCCTCGAGACCGAAAGCGGTCTCGGCTGGTACGACGGCAAGAGCCGCAAGCTGGAACTCGTGCTCGGCATCCAGTCGCCCTACGAGGGCGCGGAGGCGATCTCCACCCTGCTGAGCAAGGCCAAGGCCGCGTTCAAGCCCAAGCACATCGAGGCCGATTTCGCCTATATGGGCGGCGGCTTCGGAGGGCGCGACCACACGCCCTTCATCCTCTACGTCACGCTGGCGGCGATCTTCTTCCCCGGCCGCCCGGTCCGTCTGGCGCATGACCGCTTCCAGCAGTTCCAGGGCGGCATCAAACGCCACGCCTTCAAGATGCACACCCGGATCGGGGTCGACCGCCGGACGGGCAAGATCACGGCCTTCGCGGCGGACCACATCCTCGACGGCGGCGGCCTCCGGAACTTCTCGACGAACGTCGCCACCGTGGCGGCGGCGGCGGCCATCGGCATCTACGACATCCCGAAGGTCGACGTGACCACGGTGGCGCTGCACAGCCACGGCGTCACCGCCGGATCGATGCGCGGCTACGGCACCGTGCAGACCATGACCGCGCTGGAAACGCTGATCGACGAGGCGGCGACGGCGCTGCCGCTCGATCCCATCGAGTTCCGCCGGCGCAACGCCCTCGCCCCCGATGGCCGTACCATGATGGGCAATCGCTACACCGTCTCGGTGCGGACGACGGAACTCCTCGACAAGCTCGAGGCACATCCGATCTGGAAGACGCGCGCGGCGGAGAAGGCGCAGCCGAAGCGGGACGGCGTCGTCGTCGGTACGGGCGTGGCCTGCGTCACCAAGGATTATGGCACGGGCGCGGACTGCTCGATGGGCCGTATCGAGATCGACCCGCAAGGGCGGATCTCCATCGCCTGCGACCAGCCCGAGATGGGCAACGGCATGGGCACCGCCCTGGCGAGCCGGGTCGCGATTCACATCGGCGGACTCGCCGACGAGATCGCCCTTGGGCAGATCGAAGCCTTCGGCGCCTTGGCACTGATCACGTCCGGCAACTCGTACACCATGGATCAGGCGACCCAGGACGCGGTCGAGAAGAACAGCCGCTGGGTTCCGGCGATCAGCTCGGCCACCGCGGCCTCGAACGGCGCCCATGTGGGAACCCATGCGGCGGCCGAGGCGGCCCGCGTCATCTTCCGCTTCGGATTGTGGCCGGCGGCCCTCGCGCTCTGGAAGATCCCGGCCACCGATCACAGGGCCGAGCAATGGGCCGAGGCGAAGTGGCAGGCGGGCAAGCTCGTCTTCGCCGACCTGCCGCCGCTGTCCCTGCCGGATCTCGCCGCGAAGGCCCATGCGAGCCGCCTGGTGACGGGCGCGATGACCCATTGCTTCTCGCGCTGGGCGTTTGCGAGCGCCACGTTCCCGCTTCAGCAGAAGCGCTTTCACGCCGAGGTGGATGCCCTCGCGGTTCGGACCGGAACCGGCCCGTTCGAGCGGATCGCCCGTGTCGCGGTCCAATTCCCGCCCACGAGCAACAACCGGATCGGCACGACCTTCGGGGCCCAGTGCGG
It encodes:
- a CDS encoding DUF2243 domain-containing protein, giving the protein MPESLPGTPRFPLAAGVLFGLGLGGFFDGIVLHQVLQWHHMLSSWYPITSIENLERNTLWDGIFHSATYVFVVLGLFLLWRSAHRRHLRWSNRLLAGSLLMGWGLFNTVEGLIDHQILGVHHVNERVPRAQWLAWDLGFLAWGVAMLAFGFVLVRRARA
- a CDS encoding OPT family oligopeptide transporter, with product MSPSPAAPHAAELTLRGLLLGAVITVVFMTANLYMGLKTGVTFSTSIPAAMLAMGVLRLVGNANIFENNVVQTQASAAGTLCNVILVLPGLVLIGHWTDFPYWQTTGLCLVGGLLGIAYSIPLRRALVIGAGLPYPEGTAAAEVLRAGEAAQDGSQPGGLRPLLGAAAFAGLVGLATTGFRVLADGMHATVAAGPALFRFGTGFSLALVGVGYLVGLGACLALLTGVAIAWGGAVPILTALRGASEGAPDAVVLEVWSGQVRLIGAGIIAVGALWTVASLAGAIGGSIRAALSAARGSGRGAEIPRQERDIPITWVACAALALALLLAGLFWIFASGADLGGLHVVVVAVATLFAVLFGFLMAAACGYLAGLLGSSSSPISGIGILTTLLAALLIPLIIGREAGPEGDRFVIGLALLLASVIVTTASIANDNLQDLKTGQLVDATPWRQQVALVAGVTVGALVIAPLLSLLHHAYGFAGALPRPGMDAAGALPAPQAALMTQIASGIVHGELPWTMVLIGAGLGAVFVAIEAALRRRGHSFPALTVGIGIYLPLEVVVTIAVGGVIGWLAERRLRGASEPEEVSAGARRRGVLIASGFLVGESIVGVLVAAADTLAGRGSSLVLVGPGFGSAATGLGAVVFVGTALCVYRLVSRAPAPPPRQQEEASHA
- a CDS encoding xanthine dehydrogenase family protein molybdopterin-binding subunit — protein: MRASRREFMTWITASGISLSLSRLAVAQEPSFATRETLPGRNHWNPAVGGLGRIDGTPKVTGAKLYASDFRAADMPGWPQKTSHALLVRAPDASHVYLGLDLKGLEGPLKPTVIVTAEDVEKANLTVPEFYAGDLFCPLGKTPLYLGQPVALLIFDSFDAYDRARAAFRDGALVKFGEETGPVEGEDYGAFRFTRVAGPTAQSPDVYSPILAGWVSPGRMQHSPLPVWEPFAKETAKPYGKAAQYGQKIRAELTEANPDLLVLDRRFETQSVDPMFLETESGLGWYDGKSRKLELVLGIQSPYEGAEAISTLLSKAKAAFKPKHIEADFAYMGGGFGGRDHTPFILYVTLAAIFFPGRPVRLAHDRFQQFQGGIKRHAFKMHTRIGVDRRTGKITAFAADHILDGGGLRNFSTNVATVAAAAAIGIYDIPKVDVTTVALHSHGVTAGSMRGYGTVQTMTALETLIDEAATALPLDPIEFRRRNALAPDGRTMMGNRYTVSVRTTELLDKLEAHPIWKTRAAEKAQPKRDGVVVGTGVACVTKDYGTGADCSMGRIEIDPQGRISIACDQPEMGNGMGTALASRVAIHIGGLADEIALGQIEAFGALALITSGNSYTMDQATQDAVEKNSRWVPAISSATAASNGAHVGTHAAAEAARVIFRFGLWPAALALWKIPATDHRAEQWAEAKWQAGKLVFADLPPLSLPDLAAKAHASRLVTGAMTHCFSRWAFASATFPLQQKRFHAEVDALAVRTGTGPFERIARVAVQFPPTSNNRIGTTFGAQCGTLVRVEIDRASGSIRILKAYSVVECGRALVPEVVRGQAQGGFAMGVGYTLLETLPLHEGGPGNGQWNLGQYVVARGSDLPLHDLEIELLPPISADEPPKGIAEVVMIPVVPAILNAIFDATGHRFNSLPVTPSMLKGALA